Genomic window (Loxodonta africana isolate mLoxAfr1 chromosome 25, mLoxAfr1.hap2, whole genome shotgun sequence):
TGTTGTCAATTAATGTtcattaataaatttaaaaggttGACTTGGAATTTATGTGGTTCagtaagaaacagaaaatctttTCAGAGAGAATTGGAAATAGCTTCAATCCCagctacagagtgggaaaacAATACCTAATTGATTAAAAAAGTGTTAGGGCTGTTTTTCTGGATGCAATCAAGATTTAATTTTCAGAACAGATATActccttttaaaaaaaaggacGCATAAGTGGAATTTTTCTAAACAATCCTAAATACACTAGATGCACACTTAAAGGATTCTTATATGAATCTTTTTGTGAATGTATTCTTAAGGAAAATCAACTTTCATATATTAGATATATGTACCTGTACTAGGGGAGGGAGAGATGCTGGActagatgaaaggaaagaacagatTAAAAGCAAGTGGGGGTGTAGAGGTTGCCAGGGAACCACTAGGAGGGTTAGAAAGGAGGGAGGTTTTCTTTTATCTCCAGAGAGAGATATCGGGCTAAACCTGAGAGAGAAAGCTGGGGAGATCCACAAACACCTTATATTCTTCCCAAGGACTGAGAGAAACTAAGCCCCATGGTTTGGAGCCCATACACAACCCAAAGAACCCATGTGGACTTCACCCCGGACGGGGAGGACGATTACATGCCCAGGAGTTCCAAGCGGTTTCAGGCATTTAGCCGTACAGAGCTGAAAGGCGCTGGGGCCGCCCTCACGCGCCTGGCGCGCGCTCGGCTTTCGCGGCCATCTGTGGGCCGGAGCCATCCGGGCGGTAATCGGATTCTGAACGCACGGCCTGAGGGCGCGGGGGAGGGGGAGACGGCTGCTTCAATCTGTTGTCTACACTCGCAGCTGACAAAAAGCCGTCCTCTTCTGGGTAGGAAAACACAATCGTACACTGCCCGTAACCACTCGGGGGAAGTGAAAGCCTCTCCCGGACTGGAGAGAAGTGACAAAgccctccccagcccccaagGCCAACACGAACCCCACACCGCGCCTCCTGCTGCCTGGGTTTCCCAGCCAGATGGGGCCAGGACGGGGGCGGCTGGTGCCCTGCCCCCGAAGGCTGACCTCAGAGTTGGGAGACCCTCCTGGGGTCAAAGTCCAGCCTTGGGCACGGAGAGGGCAAGCAAAAGAGGGGTGTGAGAGGATAGTCTTCGTCTTTCATAGTCGGCGCCTGGGGCAAGAGTCAGCAAGTGGGCGGGAGAGGACGGGTGGGCGCGGGGACTTCCCAGCCGACAGCTGGGGCAATAGAGAACTTCCCGGTGCTGCGCGCCCCGACGCGAAGGGACGGCCCGCGGAACTCCTCTTACCATCTCTTTGCGAAGCAGTGCCAACGCCGCGTCCAGGTTGGGGGGCTTGGCCGGCAACGCCGCGGCCCGCGCCGCACCGCCCCTCTGGCCTCCGCGACTCAGCTCGTCCTGGATGCGCGATTTCTGCGCGTAAAGCCGCTCCAGATGCCTCCAGCCGCCCGGCGCGCCGCCGCCCGACGACGAGTTGAGCAGCCCGCTGAGGCTCTTGGGCAGTGGCGGCAGCCCGTCGACCCGCAGCCCCCGCACGCCTCCCAGACCGCCCGCGTCCGCCGGTGCCGGTGGCGCCCACCCGCTCATCGCTCCGCGGACAGAACTAGCCAGCCGGCCGCCCGCCTCCGGCCAGAACCCCTGCGGccgcgcccccggcccgcccccgCCCGCCGGCGCCCCGCCCCTGCCCTGCCCGCCGGCGCCCCGCCCCACGTCTCGAGCCCCGCCTCCAACTCCGCCTCCAGCCCCGCCCCCACGCCTCCAGCCCCGCCCCTGCCTACTCCTccgctccccgcccccaccccggcTAGCCTCCAGGTCTGCCCAGGTGCCCCCCTCACCTGCCCGCGCACTCTCGGAGCACGGGAACCCGAAGACTCACCGCCCGATGGCGACCCGGCCCGGCGGTCCCCACGGCGGCGAGGTCGGCCCCTGAGCAGCCCCGACAGCCCCTTATAATCACAGAGGGGGTCCGCCCCCAGAAAGCTGATGGGGCCCCGCAGATGTGGAGAGGCAAGCCACCGCGCCCGCTCGCGGCGCGCAGAGTCGAAGTCCGAGCGCCCACTAAGGGTTCGGTCAGAGAAGGTCCGGCCAGGCCGACCAACACCGCCCTCGGTCACCTTTCTCGGAGGCCAGGGCCTGACAGGCAGTCGGGCAGATCAAAGGGAGAGAAAGCCGCGCTGGCCGGGGGACCGCAGGCGCGGGCCACCCGCCGTCCCCTCCCTCCACCCGATGCGAGGCCGCGCGCGGGTCCAGGTGCCTCTCATTTCTGGTCACTCGGCGTCAGGAGAACTCTGTCCCTCCCTGCGGAGCTCCTGGCCTTCCAAGTCAGCCGCCAGCAGCCAGCTGTGCTCCCTGCGGCCAAGAATAGCGCCGGCGCACTTTCAAACCTTCCAAATCCAAACAAACATTTCTTTCAGCCTGGCACTGAATACAAGAGTAATTCTAAATGGAAATGCAGGCGAAAGTGATTAAACCTAGGAAACTATCCGTTAACTCTGCGGTTTAAAACTAAACACACACGACTCACACCTCAGAGACAGGCGCTACCTCTTCAAGGCGGAATGGAAAAGACAGAGAAGGCTATAGCCAGACAAGAAACAGAAAAGCCGAGGAAGCAACGGCTAGTTTATAGCCCAAGCCCAACCACGGAGTTAAAACCAATGCAGTATGGAGAGTGGATGGTGTCAATGCCTTCTAATTCTCTGTTTTAATTATAAAAGGTATCGAATTGTTCTAAATGCAATCAACTGGATCTAATTATGAAGTGTTCTGAGCTCTTCAGACAAGAAACTTAAAAGAGCCCTGCACATCTGgggcttttttccttttaatctgCCACCCCGCAGAGCACTGACTAGCCCTATCCTACAGGCCAAACACACCCCAGAACCAATGTTTTTGACActagcataatgtcttcctctTGACCCTCGCAAAGGGGTGAGATGTACGTGGAGAGCCCTGCTGCAGGCAGTCTGCATGGTCGAGGTGCAGGGGAGGGTACCAGGCAGGCTTCACATCCACCCACACCCAGGATCCACCTCATCCCTGTGCCTCACCTTCCTCTAATTACCCAGTCACATTTCCAGGTCTCAGGTATACATTCATGGGTGTCTTTGGTAGAGTTACCAGTTTGCCTTGTAGGAGTAAGGGAGAGAAGGGGGTGGTAGGCATTTTGATCTTTCATTCACAGCCTGACATGAATCCTTTCATTTGGTGTGTCAGTTTGCTGTCCGTCCTGCAGACACCTAACAGAAATTACTGGATTTAGGAATAGGCGTTTCAGGTATAGATGAGTGCAATGAGAAAAGAAATCATTTTAAAGCACCAGAGCACTGAAATGATTGTAAAACACATACTGGAGAGAATTATGGGTAGCAAGATGGAAAGAGGGCAAAGGACCAACTAGATAGCATcgtgaggtccctgggtggcaggaCATTAAAAAGGGGGTACAGATTAGATGATGTCAACCTCACAATGTTTAAGGCAGTCTCTGCTTTCTGATACATACTCAATGAGAGTCCTTCGTAtggcccaaaaccaaaaaccaaacccactgccttcaagtctattccaactcctagtgaccctataggacagtgtagaactgcatcatagggtttccaaggcagtaatcttttcagaagcagactgccatgtctttctctggcagagtggatggtgggttctcaccacttacctttcagttagcagccaagcacttaaccactgccatgCCGGGGCTCCTTTGGATGGCCCAAAAGGCTATAACTCCTCCGCGTTCTTTCACCGACCCCCAACATCTTTTGGCTTGGTAAGACACTATCGCACCTCCCCCTCTGAAGCCTaacaaatcaaaaaccaaacctttaaGTTAATTCTGAGCAGCAGGGCTAAAGAGATACAATTCTGGGCCGGCATCCCCCTATCTGACTACCCACCTCTGTGGGTGGCCAGGCAGGAAAATTTGCGTTGCACTCCATGTGGTGAAATGCACAACCCCTGGAATATAAAACCAGGTGGGGGAAGATCTTCAGGGAGGGAGGGTGCCTGTAAAGTTTTCCATCCCACTCGGACAGCTTTTGAGCCAGGAGGACCGCTCGTCATGGAACTTCTCCTGTTGTACCCTGTCTGTTGCCTGTGATTTATTAAAAGGGCTTTCACTGTTGGCAAACCCATTTATGTGTCTCATGGGTTCAACTTGACCAGGATAAATGGATATAACACCCAAGGAGTGATTGGTACCACTAGGTGGAATTCTCATCCCAGTACTCCAATAAGTACGTAGGATCCAGAGACAGCCTTTAAGGCTACCCCATGTGCAACGTACTCAATGAGGTTACCATATTGAATTATTCCCTTTCATATCAACAAATAACATCACAAGGTGAATAGAAATTTCTACAGAATTTCTTTGGTACTAATTAAGATTGTATTTGTATATGCCCAAAATATAATTATGTAACAGTCCACCAAATATTTTGACAGCCATGCAAATGTCAGTCAGTACCTGCTTACTCAAAATGCCAATATTAGGTACATTTTAATGTCCATGCTTATGACTGGCATGGAGTAATAGAAACTTCTGAAACTATGTGATTTAATTCAAGGCTTAAACACCAGTATTTTAACCTGAAGCCAGAATGTGGCCCACCCATCTCCCAGGCAGCTATGTCACTCTGTTGttgtagtttgtttgttttattcataaaCTCTTAGAAGTCAGAAAATACAGACTTCTAGTCTAGTGTGCCGTCCATTAACCCATACCTCTTCTTAGATTTTGTAGATCGAGGTCATGAACATAAGCCATGGAGCACAGACCTCCAAGTCACCATTAGGTAGATGATGCTGCCAGTTGCCTTcaggttgattccagctcatggtgaccccatgagtattAGAACAGAAATGTGAtttacagggttttcagtagctgatgttttagaagtagattcccaggcctttcttctgagatacctttcagttagcagctgaggtgttaacagtttgcaccacccaggtacttaGATGGTGCTAGGTGGATCTAAAATCATGTTTCTTTTTCATGCCAGGAGCTCAGGTGCGAACTCACCTGTGAACTTTCCAGGATTCACAAGAGGTATTTTCCAGCTCCCTCCATCCTGTCTTTCCACTAATCCAACCACTTGTTCATTTCCATTTATAATCCCTACTCACTTCGTGTGGGTTGCTTGGAACTttgcaaaatcttttttttttttttctttttgagaatatacacaacaaaaacaTACACAATTCAAGTACATTTCAGTGTACATttcggtgacattgattccattctttgagttgcaCAACCTTTCTCATCTACCTTTTCTGAGTCGTTCCTCCcacactaacataaactcactgcctcctgagcatcatatctaatctttcaagttgctgttgtcaatgtgGTCCcacacagatagttcttaaaagagcataatgttcaaggcagacattctttctttactagttaagctaaactattgtttggttttaagaaggctttgggggatatttttggtttcaggtttagagattatttcaaggcaatagttttgggggttcatccagtctccatgcctccagaaagtctggagtccacgagaatttcaaattctgttctccatttttccccttttgatcaggattcttctataaaatctttcatcaaaatgttcagtaatggtagccgggcaccatccggTTCTTCTGGTCGCATGGCAaacgaggcagttgttcatggaggcaattagccacacattccatttcctcctccttttcctgactcttcttcttcctctgttactcTAGGTGAATATAGacaaattgttgtgccttggatggccacttgcaagcttttaagactgtgGACACTATctcaacgaactaggaggtagaacagatgcATTAAACACCTTATTAGGCGAATTTAcaaggaactaggaggtagaacacaaGCATTAAACATATGATTAGGATAATTAACTGggttgtcccatgaaaccatgaccctaaacctccaaaccaaggaaccgaatcccatgaggtgtttggttgtacagaagcagcctcagcagctactcttttttattgttgttgttataaatatatttatcacataaatcttttttgttatttttttaattaattttcaatTCATTCAAATGATGAACTTCCAAATtcagattctttcttttttttttaatcccacaaCTTTTGCCGAtgcaactttttacaggtgtacaacttattgactgCAATTACATGAATCACCTTTACAGCCCTACCCTTAATTAAtgcaattttccatcaccataaactgaaactcagtactccatagcccccctttcctgctccttcctgcccctggcaaccactaataaactttggtctctatatatttgcctgttcttgtctttttatataaatgaatcatataatatttgttcttttgtgattggcttatttcactcagcataatgtcttcaagctccatccatactatagcatgtatcaagacctcatttctcctactggctgagcagtattccattgtatgtatgtaccacattttgtttatatgttcatctgatgatgggcatttaggtcgtttctaccttttggctattgcgaatagtgctacagtgaacactggtgtacaagtctctgtttgagtctctgctttcaagtcttttgggtatatatctaggagtggaattgctgggtcatatggtagttttccACAACAGTTGTATCGTTTTGCATTTTgaattctcaccagcaatggataggGTTCTAATTTCCCAACCTCCTCatcgacatttgttattttcttcttcttctttttattaatcTTAATCATCTTCGTGGGGGTGAAATGgtacctcactgtggttttgatttgcatctttctgatggctagtgaatttgaacgtcttttcatgtgcttggtgACCATCTGAATGTCCTTTTTGGgaaaatgtctatttaagtccttCGCCATTTTATGAcggggctatttgtctttttgttgttaagctgtcaaagttttatatattttggttattagattcttatcaggtATGTGGTTTCCGAAGATGTTCTCTCAGTCCATagatgtcttttcacttttttttgtaaattcttcTGATGAATAAAAGTTTTTCATTTGTATAAGGTCCCAttcatctattttgtcttttgctatttgtgcttttgttattatattagataatccattgttaaaagctagatCTGACAGAGTTGCCCCTGCATATTCTTCTAACAACTTAttattttagttttcacatttaggttgcAATCTTTACTGCCTTTTCATAATTCTAAAACTTTAATAACTTAGATTGTTGACATAATGGAAAGAACCTTAAAAACACATTGAAAGCCTGATTGAGCTCTCTTTTTAGAGATTGATGACTTTAAATTCTGCTAACCTAGAGAAGTTTACCTTCTTGTCCACCTTAGTCATTTGTTACAGAACCTAAAATTGGAATACTTTGAGAACAATTGTGCAATGTATTTGGCCTACATTTGAGAAAACGTATTTATTTCAAGATGTAATTTCATATGTTTCTATCATTTCTAAAACAAGTCGTAAACTTAAAAGTGTACACAAAACCTTTTGACTATCCTTATATCCAAATATGTACAAATATAAATGGAACTAAGAGCTTATCATTTAATCATAAActcttttatataattttatttttttttaaataattttgtaatTGTTGCCTTGTTGCCTCAGTTATATATAAGTTCATTTAGGACAGAACAAGGACAATGTTTTTTTTCGTAGTTGCTATAGTACCTAGCACAATGCTGGGCACCtagtgataccaaaaaaaaaaaaaaaaaaatgtaccattAGACTTAATTTGTTGAGTATCAGTCAATTGTGTGCCACCATGTTAAGCTCTATGGTGAATATACAGATGAATGAGAATCAGTCTGTGACTTTGATTAGTTTATAATTCATCAGGAGAGATAATACTGATGAAACACATAAGCAGTCCCCAGAAGGGAAAGATTTGTTGTGGCGATTGGAGAGGGCATAATAGAAAAGTGTCCAATCGGATTGGTCTTGAAGGGTAAGTAGAAGTAGACTCTTAGCAAGTGAAGGCTTGTCAGGGAGAGGTGTTAGTGGTCCTGATTAGTCTGAAGGTGGGCTGCATTTGGTAAAGAAGATGCAGATCTGGAACAATCCATTGATGTCAGATTGCCAAGGGTTTCAAGTGCTGTGCTAAGGAGTTTGGACTTCATTTCTTAGGCAATGGGAAGCTACTGGTCATTTTAAATTAGACAAGCCACACAACTAGAGCTTCAGAAGGATCATTGGACACTTGCATGTCAAATAGACTGGGGTGGGGCAGAGATTAAAGGCGAGGAGAGTAGTTTTAGAGGCTGTTGCATCTTCGAATTGAGAGGTCATGAAGGCCTGAATTGGGCGGCAGAACAAGCAATAGGAAACAGAAATAACCAGCATTttgcaaaaaggagccctggtggcacagtgcataagctctgctgctaaccagaagtttggcacttggaacccaccagccgctttgcagaacaaagatgtggtagtctgcttccataaagattacagcctttgaaaccctacactgtactatagggtcacttgttgttgctgttgtgggaTATGGAGTCACTTGTGACCTTAGAAGAccggatagaactgccccacagggtttccaagactgtaatctttactaaagcagactgtcacatctttgtcccacggagtggctagtgggttccgaccactgacctttcggttagcagtcgagcacttaaccactgcaccaccggggatCCTCATAGGGTCTCTagcagtcggaattgactcaatggcaaggtgTTATACCTTGTAAAGCACTTTCTCACAGGTTTTTCTCGTTTGATCAGCCCAACAACTGGGAGTATTACTCAGAATCCCATCAGACACACGATGAATAAAGGACTCACAAAAGGTACATGATTTACCCAAGTTTGCTCAGCTAATAAGGAGGAGAACCTGTCCACAGGACATTGTCTTCTTACTGTCCAGAAGCAGGATTCTGTTGACTTGTGTAAAGGCCAGACCAGAGATTAGCTTAGAGGTGATGGCGAAACACTTAAAATGGAAGAAATCATAGGGGAGAGTGTCCCTCAACCAGTATTTAGAAACACTTTCACTAACTAgcactttgattaaaaaaaaaaaaaaaggcaaaaaggagtgcaGAAACCCAGTATTGTCTGgagtggaaaacaaaacaaaacaaaaaaaaccccaaactcgttgcccttaaggcaattctgactcatagctaccgtataggacagagtagaactgccccatggggtttccaaggagcgcctggtagatttgaactgctgacctttttgttagcagccatagctcttaaccactgtatgtAAGTGAAGCGTTCCAGACGTGTTTGACAAGTTCTAAGTAGGATTGGATGGCTTTCTCTGGTTTACTGTTCAGCCTACTTCTCATGAAGCTTAAAATTAAGGTCTAGAGTTGGTTGACACATCACACTTCTGAATAATATTGAACTTTAATCCAACTTTAGTCTTAACCCCTTTTCAACATGTTGCACAAGAGAGTAACAATCTATTTCCATAAgtacaaagatttaaaaaaaagggtaAACCAATAAATATGCTTGTTTAGATGTAGAAAATTTCCCAAAGGACATGTGAAAAACTGTAAACAGTGGTGATTTACTTCTAGAGGGTGAAAAAGAAGATTCTGAAAAGgagatttttaacatttttcttcatacccttttgtaatatttgaatttttGCCTTAGGCATGTAATAAATAAGTACAATTATAATTTTTCTTAATTATACTTAGtcaaacaaataagtaaataccTCTTATCTCATGAGCTACACTCAAGCTGAAACTCTGTGTGTGGTTTGTTCTTTTGAACCTAAATGCAATACTTTAACTTATCCATGTTAAATTTTATTCAACCCATTAATTCTTATCTGGGAAAAGCTTCTTGAATCTTGATTCTTCAATCTAACTTAATACCTAATCTTTTCCAGATTTATCTCATCAGCCAAATTATGGATTCGTATACCATTTACGGTAATAATAGTGGTAAAATCTAATATTTTAAGGGCTTAATATTTTCTGTGCACTGTGGTAAGCATTTTAtaggcattatctcatttaatcttcttaACAGCCCATTGAAGTAGCTATCACTTCCCCATTTAGAGATGATGAAGCCCAATTTAAGAGAACATGAACTTTCCCAAGTTCACACATGCAGTGTGTGGAAGAGCTGATATATGACATTAAGGTCTCACTGACTCAAAAAACTGTATTTTTAACCACGACACCATCCAAACCATCAGTGAAAATAATAAACAGGCATGGATCAAGGACAGAAACTTGTGTCAGAGACCCTCCTCCGGTTTGATAAGAATCAgacttagtattaaaaaaaagaatgtaaaataactcattaaaattaatttcatctgtttatttttagtttttttaatgtggctactagaaagtttataattatatatgaggtttgtggctatgagtcagaatcgactcgaaggcaacaggtttgggtttggtgtgGATAATGCTTGCATTAAGGCTCACGTTATATTTCTATCGGACAGAACTGGCCTAAAATGGCCCAAGGGCTTACACATATGGAAGGgttaaaaaacaatagaaagcatTATTGGGCAatgctcattgccattgagttgattccagctcatagtgaccctataggacagaatagaacttccctggagagtttccaaggagcagctggtagattccaacagctaaccttttggttagcagccaagctcttaaccactgtgccaccagggctcctactgaaTAATATAAGTGCCAAAATAGAGGCTACAGACTCCAGGAGTTCACAAGGGGGTAGGACATCAATGGAGAAAGTCCTTATAGATGGAGCTGGACTTCTCTGGGCCTTGCATGAGTTAAAGAGAAATGGCGAGAGCATTCTATGACATTGCTCATGTTGGCCCCTGTCATAGAATGCCCATGGGGATGGGCATGtgagcaaaaatgaggaaaataatctGACTAGAGCAggtaaaagaagccctggtagcacagtggttaagcgttcggctgcgaaccaaaaggtcagctggaACTCAGCAGCCAATCTggagagaaatatgtggcagtctgcttctgtagattatagtctcggaaaccctatggaacagttctactctgtcctatagggtcactaggagtcgaatggagtccacaaaacacaacaacaacagagcaggTAATCCAGGCTGAGGGACACTATAGAGACTGCATAAGGTCACCAGCTTACAGGCCAGGCTGAGGCTCTTGGGCTTGCTCCATTGGTAACTAGGGCACATGGATATCGTTAATATGGAGTGGCTTGATAAAGCCTGTGTTTAAGAGTAGGAACGTGGCAATGGTACAGAATGGATTAAGTTGGCGGGGGGAAGAGATGAGATACTGAAAGGAGAACAACTAAGAAGCTCACAATCTGTTCATGCAGGAGCTGAAACTGCCCCTAGACCAAGGTGCTTCAAGGATGGAAAGGAGAGGAGGCAcaagagagatttttaaaaaggaactTCTAGTACTTGATGACCAGTTGTATGTAAAGGTCTGAGAATTATTCTAAGAGACTATCCATTCATGTTCTCACTGTTATCCTGAATAAATGAGAGCTGAGAGAATGATTGCGGTAGTCACTGGGACTGTCACACTAAATAAAAGCCCTTCAGTTGACAAGATTCAAGCTGAAACAAGCAATTCAAATGCCCTCCTAACAATAGCCAGCATTTTCAAGAATCCCTTGGTTGGGCACTTATTTGCAAACCTTGTTCAGATAACAGCTTAACTGAAACTAAAAATCATGGAGTTTCCCCATTTGGCACTGTTCACTATTTAAATGAATATCAAATGTGGGGTTAAAATTCACAGAACAGAAAGTTGAGGAAGGTTGAATGCTCACAGCacacactggccaggaatcccAACAAAGAGCAAAAAGGCAATTGGAATGTAAATAGAATCAAGGGCACCATACAGAATTAACTTAGACAAAGTCATTAGTGTTCCATGCAGCAGAGTGAAAGTGAAATGTACTTTATTCAGCTCTACAGATTAACCAAACAGCTCTACGGTAAATTCCCTGCTGATAAGATCAGCGATGTCCAgtaaatctttttaattttttgtgtgtggaagGCTTGGTATCAAAAATTAATCAGTTAAATGGATTTATGCACTCACACCAGGCAAATTTATTAACAATAAGTTGAAATAACTTTAAAAAGGCCTTTCATCTATCATAGCTACCCTGAGATCTACcataaaagttcttttttttcttttaaatggttcattcacttatttttttactTACCATTTATTAAACAATGACTATGTGCCAACTACAGTGCTATGTGGTGGAAATACAAATAGTTCTTCCCCACAAGAAGCAGAGGAGACCAACACACAAACTCACAAGTTTAGTATACATAATTGATACTATGATTGAAGTGGGAGTAGATAAAGTCCAGTTCCTTAGGGCACTAACAAGGACTAAGTTTAGGCAGGAGAATGACAGATTCTTTGGAAAGACTCTATTGGCAGAATTGTAGAGAATGGATTGGTGGATTTGTGGCTTGCTGTCATTGAATCCAGCTAGCCTATCTCAGCAGCTCATCTAAAAAGATGAGGATCTaaaccaagtgtcttagttatctagtgtttctataacagaaacagaacaagcagatggctttaacaaacagaaatctttttctcacagtttagaaggttagaagtctgaattcagggtgccagctctaggagaaagctttctgtctctcttgggtttggaggaaggtcctagtctcttctgaacttctgttcctgagtgatcttcatgtggcttggtatctctctGCCCTCATCGCTGCTTCTATGGCTtgcttatttaatttcttttacatctcaaaagagattggtttaaaggcacatcctacactaattctgtctcataacataacaaagacaacccattcccaaatgggattataaccataggtgtagagattaggatttacaacacatatttttgaggggctcaattcaatccataacaccaaggtACTACTGGTGAGGGtctattcattcacttattcattaacATGTTCACTCAATCAGTATGTCTTGTATACCTCCAACATGCTAGGCACTACAGTAGATATTGGGGCTTGCTGTTCAGTAGGGGTAGAGAGGAGGGGTCAGATCAACAGATATTGTTATGTTGCTGCTAGGTGCCActgaggcagttctgactcataatgaccatatgtacaatacgacaaaacactgcccagtcctgcgccattctcactatcattgc
Coding sequences:
- the FAM89A gene encoding protein FAM89A, whose product is MSGWAPPAPADAGGLGGVRGLRVDGLPPLPKSLSGLLNSSSGGGAPGGWRHLERLYAQKSRIQDELSRGGQRGGAARAAALPAKPPNLDAALALLRKEMVGLRQLDMSLLCQLYSLYESIQEYKGACQAASSPDCSYTLENGFFDEEEDYFQEQGRLHDGREQGAPRDMAPPISPLSSSDWILEPI